Proteins from a genomic interval of Colias croceus chromosome 2, ilColCroc2.1:
- the LOC123701550 gene encoding leucine-rich repeat-containing protein 40 isoform X2 produces the protein MASAVTRVILRCEEAQETQNLDLSECQLMQVPDAVYHLMRHTELKSCDLSGNVITKIPPKFTVKFSLISDLNLSNNQMAKLPDELCTLACLERLDISHNSFVALPHIALQCPSLHTLLAHHNQIIEVDVDRLARSRALEYVDLSDNPIPPRTHDELKQITHPRISISERQKEDWEEDLLI, from the exons ATGGCATCAGCGGTAACTAGGGTAATTCTTAGGTGTGAAGAAGCCCAAGAAACACAAAATTTAG atttaTCAGAATGTCAACTAATGCAAGTCCCTGATGCAGTATATCATTTAATGCGACACACAGAATTGAAGAGCTGTGATCTCAGTGGAAatgttataacaaaaataccaCCAAAGTTTACTGTAAAATTTAGTCTTATTTCAG atttGAACCTATCAAATAACCAAATGGCAAAGTTACCTGATGAGCTGTGTACTCTGGCCTGCCTGGAGCGGCTGGACATCTCGCACAATTCTTTTGTAGCCCTACCTCACATTGCCCTTCAGTGTCCTAGTCTGCACACTCTGCTCGCACATCACAACCAAATTATTG AAGTGGATGTCGATAGATTAGCGAGATCTCGCGCCCTTGAATATGTAGACCTTAGTGACAATCCTATTCCACCACGCACACATGATGAATTGAAGCAAATCACACATCCCAGGATATCTATATCCGAGAGACAGAAGGAAGACTGGGAAGAAGATCTCTTAATATAG
- the LOC123701558 gene encoding ATP synthase membrane subunit K, mitochondrial, which produces MAGEPVDESQFKGLSKYFNSYTNTGRANTAKATYAFFGVVILYFALKPKKAAPAK; this is translated from the exons ATGGCCGGAGAACCAGTTGATGAATCCCAATTTAAGGGACTTTCAAAATACTTCAACAGCTATACAAACACTGGCAGAGCCAAC acaGCAAAAGCCACCTATGCATTCTTTGGAGTTGTGATATTATACTTTGCATTGAAGCCAAAGAAGGCTGCACCTGCAAAGTGA